In the genome of Streptomyces sp. P3, the window GTCGCCAGGTCCAGTTTGCCGGTGAACCCGATCGCCGAGCCGTTCTTGGCCGGGATGTCCGGCGTCACCACGTTGCTGGCCACGAAGGCGGGGAGGATCTTCTTGGCGTCCTTGCCCGACGTGGTGCCGTCGCGCGAGCCGCTCTCCGAACCGCCGCAGGCGGCGAGCAGTGGCATCCCTCCCGCCACCGCTGCGGTGGCGACCGCCGTGGAGGCGAGGAAGCTTCTCCGGCTCGGCCCGGAGGAGGCGGAAGCGGCGTTCGGCGTCATTGCGTCAACCCTTCATGGCGCACCAGGACACCCGGCGGTGGCCGTCGGCTGCGGTGTCTCGAGTGGAACTGGCTGAGCTGAAGCGGTTCCTGCGGCCCCATACGCTGAGGCTTTTCAGTCGAAGCGCTTCGATGTTGCTGCGAGGTTAAGTGAACACCCGAGGGCGCACAAGGGTCGTCCCCAAGTTTCCTCCGAGGCATCCGGGGTGACCTGTTCGTATGCACCGCTTGAAATAAGCGTGAGGTCCCCTTGACACCCACCGGTACGCCGAATGAGCATCGAAGCGCTTCGAAAGAGCCAGCTCGCTCCATCGCAAAGGGAACCCCACGTGACCGCACACACGCCGCCCACGCCGCCTTTCCGCGATCCGCGGCTGCCGTTCGCGAAGCGCATCGACGACCTGCTGTCCCGGCTGACCCTGGACGAGAAGGTCTCCTTCCTGCACCAGTTCGCCCCGGCCGTCGAGCGGCTCGGCGTCGAGGCGTTCCGCACCGGCCAGGAGGCGCTGCACGGCGTCGCGTGGATGGGCCCGGCGACGGTGTTCCCGCAGGCCGTCGGGTTGGGAGCGACCTGGAACACCGATCTGGTACGGCGGGTCGGCGAGGCGGTGTCCAAGGAGGTACGGGCGATGCGCGCCCTCGACGAGCGCGTCGGGCTGAACGTCTGGGCCCCCACCGTCAACCTGCTGCGCCACCCCCTGTGGGGCCGCAACGAGGAGGGCTACTCGGAGGACCCGAAGCTGACGTCCGCCATCGCCACCGCGTACACCCACGGCCTGCGCGGAGACCACCCGACGTACTGGCGCACGGCCCCCGTCCTCAAGCACTGGCTCGCGCACAACAACGAGACGGACCGCGCCCTCACCTCGTCGTCGGTGCGTCCCCGGGTGCTCCACGAGTACGATCTGCGCGCCTTCCGCGACACCGTCGAGGCGGGCGCGGTGGCGGGCGTGATGCCCGCGTACAACCTGGTCAACGGCCGCCCCAACCACGTCTCGCCGTATCTGCGCGAGCAGCTGCGGGCCTGGACCGACGAGGACCTGATGGTCTGCTCCGACGCGGGCGCGCCGTCCAACCTGGTCGACTCCGAGCACTACTTCGACACCCACGAGGAGGCTACGGCGGCCTCGTTGCTCGCCGGCGTGGACAGCTTCACCGACCACGGCACCGACGGCTCGAAGATCGTCGCCCGGGTCCGGGGCGCCCTGGAGCAGGGCCTGCTCACCGAGGCGGACGTCGACACGGCGGTCCGCCGCCAGCTCTCGGTCCGCTTCCGGCTCGGCGAGTTCGACCCGCACGACGACCCGCACGCGGGGACCGGCGAGTTCGACACCCCGGCGCACCGCGCGCTCGCCGGCAAGGCCGCCGAGCAGGCGGTGGTGCTGCTGCGCAACGACGGCGTGCTGCCGCTGGCCGCCGACACCCGGATCGCGGTGGTCGGACTGCTCGCTGACGAGTGCAAGGTCGACTGGTACAGCGGCACGCCGATCCACCGCTCCACCCCGCTGGAGGGGCTGTACGAGCGGTTCGGCGCCGAGCGGGTCGAGTTCGCCGAGGGCGTGGACCGGGTCCTGCTGAAGACCTCGGCCGGAGCGTTCCTGAAGGTCCCCGCCACGCCCGAGGCCTGCGACGAGGTGCGCGGCGCCGAGGGCGCCCTCGACCCTGCGCTGCTGGCCGGCCGCACCGACCTGCCGCCGCTGACCGCGGACGCCGAGGGCACGGAGCTGGCGCTGGTGGACTGGGGCGAGGGCGTGCTGACGCTGCGCGCCCCCGACGGCCGCTACCTCTCGGTCGCCGAGGACGGCCTGCTGCGCGCCTCCGCGGACCAGCCCGGCGGCTGGATCGTGCAGGAGACGTTCCGCCTGGAACCCCACGGAAACGGTCACCTCCTGCTGCACCTGGGCACGGGTCGTCACGTGTGTGTCGCCGCCGACGATGTGCGGGTTGCCGGACCGGACGCGGAGACCGGGGGGAGCCCCGAGGTCTTCGAGCTCATCGTCGTCGAATCAGGCGAGAGCGCAGTGACCCGGATCACCGCCGGGGCCGACGTGGTCGTGGTGGTGGCCGGCAACGACCCGCACATCAACGGCCGGGAGACCGAGGACCGCACCACGCTGCGCCTGCCGGCCCACCAGGAGCGGCTGCTTGCGGCCGCCCGGGCGGCGCAGGCGCGCACGGTGCTGGTGCTGGTGTCGGCGTACCCGTACGCGTTCGAGCCCGGCCCGCTGTCCGCGGCGCTGTGGACAGCGCACGGCGGCCAGGCCGCGGGGGCCGCCCTGGCGCGCGTCCTGGCCGGCGACGTCTCCCCGGCCGGCCGCCTGCCGCAGACCTGGTACGCCGACGACGCGGACCTGCCCGACCTGCTGGACTACGACGTGATCGGCGCCCGGCAGACCTACCTCTACTTCGAGGGCGCCGCGCTGTTCCCGTTCGGGCACGGCCTGTCGTACGCCTCGTTCGCGTACACCGATCTCGCGGTGCGGGTGAGGGACGGGAGGGCGCACGTCGCCTGCACGCTGACCAACACCGGCGACATGACGGCCGACGAGGTCGTCCAACTGTACGCCCGCGCCGTGGACCCGTCGGTCGTCCGCCCGCGCCGTGAGCTGCTCGACTGCCGCCGGATCACCCTGGTCCCCGGGGCGAGCACGGACGTCGCCTTCGACGTGCCGCTGTCCGCCTTCGCGTTCTGGGACGTGGCGCGGGGCGGGCCGCGTCTGGAGCCGGGCCCGTACGAACTGCTGGTCGGCGCGTCCAGCGAGGACGTCCGCCTGCGCGCGACCGCCGTACTCGACGGCGAGCCGACGGCGCCGCGCGCGGTGCGCGCGGACGGACTCGCGGCGGCCGACTTCGACGAGCAGGGCGGCACCGAGATCGTCGACCGCACGAAGGAGTCGGGCGACGCGGTGACGCCGGTCGACGGAGGGGCGGGCGAACTGCTCTACCGCGCCTGCGACTTCGGCGCGGGCGCGGACACACCGGGGGTGACGGCGGTGACGGTGACGGCGTCCGGCCGGGGCACGGTGGAGCTGTCCCTGGACGGCGGCCCGGTGCTGGCCACGGTGGCCCTCGGCACTCCCACGCCGGGCCCGTACGCCTATGTCACCGTGGACGCGCCCTTCGTCGCGGACGGCGTCCGCGACCTGCGCCTCGGACTGCGCGGCCCACTGCGGCTCGCGCACGTCGGCTTCTCCGGTTGAGGGTCCGGACGAGGCCGGCAGCAAGAAGGGGCCCGGCGCCGGAAGGCAGCGGCGCCGGGCCCCTTCGGGGACGGCGTGTGAGCGCCGACCCGAAGACTATATGAAAATGGTTCCCATTAGCTAGAGGGTTCCGGACGGCCGGGATCCGGCCGGTCGGGGGCCGACCGGCTCAGAGCGCGAGCCCCGTCAGCACCAGCACCCGCTCGTAGGTGTAGTCCTCCATCGCGAACCGGACGCCCTCGCGGCCCACGCCGGACTGCTTGGCGCCGCCGTACGGCATCTGGTCGGCGCGGTAGGAGGGCACGTCGCCGATGACGACGCCGCCGACCTCGAGCGCGCGGTGGGCGCGGAAGGCCGCCTGGACGTCATGGGTGAACACGCCCGCCTGGAGGCCGTACTTGGAGGAGTTGACAGCCGCGAAGGCCTCGGCCTCGCCGTCGGCGCGCTGCACGGTGAGGACCGGTCCGAAGACCTCCTCGCAGGCGACCTTGGTGTCGGCCGGCACGTCGACCAGCACGGTCGGCGCGTAGGTGGCGCCGTCGCGCTCACCGCCGGTCAGGAGCTTCGCCCCCGCCGCGACGGCCTCGTCCACCCATGTCTCGACCCGCCGGGCCGCGTCCTCGCTGACCAGCGGGCCGACGTCGGTCGCGGCGTCCGACGGGTCGCCGGTGACCTGCGCCTCGACGGCGGCGACGATGCGCGGCAGCAGCCGGTCGTACACGGAGGCGTCCGCGATGACCCGCTGCACGGAGATGCAGGACTGACCGCCCTGGTAGTTGGAGAAGGTCGCGATGCGGGTGGCGGCCCAGTCGAGGTCGGCGTCGCTCGCGAAGTCGCCGAGGACGACGGCCGCGCCGTTGCCGCCCAGCTCCAGGGTGCAGTGTTTGCGCGGCACCGAGTCCATGATCGCGTAGCCGACCTTCTCGGAGCCGGTGAAGGAGATCACGGGCAGCCGCTCGTCCTGGACGAGGGCCGGCATGCGGTCGTTGGAGACCGGCAGGATCGACCAGGAACCGACGGGCAGCTCGGTCTCGGCGAGCAGCTCGCCGATGACCAGAGCGGACAGCGGGGTCGCCGGGGCGGGCTTCAGGATGATCGGCGCGCCGGCCGCGATGGCCGGGGCGATCTTGTGGGCGCACAGGTTCAGCGGGAAGTTGAACGGCGCGATGCCGAGCACCACGCCCTTCGGGAAGCGCCGGGTGAGCGCGAGCCGCCCCTGGCCGCCGGCGTCGGTGTCGAGCCGCTGGGCCTCGCCGCCGTTGAACCGACGGGCCTCCTCGGCCGCGAAGCGGAACACGGAGACGGCCCGGCCGACCTCCCCGCGCGCCCACTTGACGGGCTTGCCGTTCTCGGCGGAGATCAGCCGCGCGATCTCCTCGGTGCGCTCGGCGAGCCGCTTGCTGACGTGGTCGAGGGCGGCGGCGCGCACATGGGCCGGGG includes:
- a CDS encoding glycoside hydrolase family 3 C-terminal domain-containing protein encodes the protein MTAHTPPTPPFRDPRLPFAKRIDDLLSRLTLDEKVSFLHQFAPAVERLGVEAFRTGQEALHGVAWMGPATVFPQAVGLGATWNTDLVRRVGEAVSKEVRAMRALDERVGLNVWAPTVNLLRHPLWGRNEEGYSEDPKLTSAIATAYTHGLRGDHPTYWRTAPVLKHWLAHNNETDRALTSSSVRPRVLHEYDLRAFRDTVEAGAVAGVMPAYNLVNGRPNHVSPYLREQLRAWTDEDLMVCSDAGAPSNLVDSEHYFDTHEEATAASLLAGVDSFTDHGTDGSKIVARVRGALEQGLLTEADVDTAVRRQLSVRFRLGEFDPHDDPHAGTGEFDTPAHRALAGKAAEQAVVLLRNDGVLPLAADTRIAVVGLLADECKVDWYSGTPIHRSTPLEGLYERFGAERVEFAEGVDRVLLKTSAGAFLKVPATPEACDEVRGAEGALDPALLAGRTDLPPLTADAEGTELALVDWGEGVLTLRAPDGRYLSVAEDGLLRASADQPGGWIVQETFRLEPHGNGHLLLHLGTGRHVCVAADDVRVAGPDAETGGSPEVFELIVVESGESAVTRITAGADVVVVVAGNDPHINGRETEDRTTLRLPAHQERLLAAARAAQARTVLVLVSAYPYAFEPGPLSAALWTAHGGQAAGAALARVLAGDVSPAGRLPQTWYADDADLPDLLDYDVIGARQTYLYFEGAALFPFGHGLSYASFAYTDLAVRVRDGRAHVACTLTNTGDMTADEVVQLYARAVDPSVVRPRRELLDCRRITLVPGASTDVAFDVPLSAFAFWDVARGGPRLEPGPYELLVGASSEDVRLRATAVLDGEPTAPRAVRADGLAAADFDEQGGTEIVDRTKESGDAVTPVDGGAGELLYRACDFGAGADTPGVTAVTVTASGRGTVELSLDGGPVLATVALGTPTPGPYAYVTVDAPFVADGVRDLRLGLRGPLRLAHVGFSG
- a CDS encoding aldehyde dehydrogenase family protein, with the protein product MGATHAFWLAGRQVTGEDSFDVTSPWDGRLVGRVGVPTDAQVEEAVAAAYAVRDEFAATPAHVRAAALDHVSKRLAERTEEIARLISAENGKPVKWARGEVGRAVSVFRFAAEEARRFNGGEAQRLDTDAGGQGRLALTRRFPKGVVLGIAPFNFPLNLCAHKIAPAIAAGAPIILKPAPATPLSALVIGELLAETELPVGSWSILPVSNDRMPALVQDERLPVISFTGSEKVGYAIMDSVPRKHCTLELGGNGAAVVLGDFASDADLDWAATRIATFSNYQGGQSCISVQRVIADASVYDRLLPRIVAAVEAQVTGDPSDAATDVGPLVSEDAARRVETWVDEAVAAGAKLLTGGERDGATYAPTVLVDVPADTKVACEEVFGPVLTVQRADGEAEAFAAVNSSKYGLQAGVFTHDVQAAFRAHRALEVGGVVIGDVPSYRADQMPYGGAKQSGVGREGVRFAMEDYTYERVLVLTGLAL